One window from the genome of Lentibacillus daqui encodes:
- a CDS encoding (Fe-S)-binding protein: MKVSLFLTCIGEVFYPNVGKDVVKVLERLGCEVDFPEGQTCCGQPAYNSGYRKDAIKGAKQMINAFAGAAYVVAPSGSCVAMVHEYPALLQDDAYWLDKARELSNKTYEFTQFLVDVLQVTDVGAVYPAKATYHSSCHMNRLLGVKEAPKQLLQHVEGLELEPLSNGYDCCGFGGTFAVKMSAISEQMVDEKVRHIEETNADTLIGADCSCLMNIKGRLERLDKPIEVKHIAEVLNHHK; encoded by the coding sequence ATGAAAGTATCTTTATTCCTTACCTGTATAGGTGAGGTGTTTTATCCAAACGTTGGCAAAGACGTTGTCAAGGTGCTCGAACGATTGGGCTGTGAGGTTGATTTTCCAGAAGGACAGACCTGTTGCGGACAGCCGGCATACAATAGTGGCTATCGAAAGGACGCAATCAAAGGGGCAAAACAAATGATTAACGCTTTTGCCGGAGCAGCGTACGTTGTTGCCCCATCCGGGTCTTGTGTTGCAATGGTTCACGAATATCCGGCATTATTACAGGATGATGCTTATTGGCTGGACAAGGCAAGAGAATTATCTAATAAAACGTACGAGTTCACACAATTTTTAGTTGACGTTTTACAGGTTACAGATGTTGGCGCTGTTTATCCGGCTAAAGCAACCTATCATTCATCCTGTCATATGAATCGGTTATTGGGGGTTAAGGAAGCCCCAAAACAATTGTTGCAACACGTGGAGGGATTGGAATTGGAACCGTTGAGCAATGGTTACGATTGCTGTGGATTTGGCGGAACGTTTGCCGTTAAGATGTCTGCTATTTCCGAGCAGATGGTAGACGAGAAAGTCCGACATATTGAAGAAACAAATGCCGATACATTAATTGGTGCAGACTGTAGCTGTCTTATGAATATCAAAGGACGATTGGAGCGATTGGATAAACCGATTGAGGTAAAACATATTGCCGAGGTTCTTAACCATCATAAATAA